In one Mucilaginibacter sp. PAMB04168 genomic region, the following are encoded:
- a CDS encoding alpha/beta fold hydrolase, translating to MMKKLLLLSSLLLSLLPALAQTEPGNYRAALNKFMLYYNRNQADSIFLMFSPEVKKELPLEKNRQMLGQLQTQLGGIQKATFMSMSDNIATYKADFQKSSLAMKVSMNTAHQISGLLFDNLKPETQATTATNTNDPNTAETPLELKTLSGTIHGTLAMPKQVTGKVPVVLIIAAAGPTDRNGNKPKVNQTTNSYRLLAIELAKNGIASLRYDKRLVGETISSTREAQLRFDDYVDDAVALITQLHDDPRFSKVVILGHSEGSLVGMLSTAGQPVSAFISVEGESMTADKIITEQLKSQPDYITKGFKTITDSLRKGKTYDQVDPALYSIARVSVQPYLMTWMRFDPTKEIKKVKVPVLLVQGANDVQVSVADAEKLKKAKSDAKLVIIPGMNYVLKDAPLAAPANIATYNQPNLPIKTELVGAVVDFVKALK from the coding sequence ATGATGAAAAAATTACTTCTGCTCAGCAGTCTCCTTTTAAGCTTACTACCCGCACTGGCACAAACTGAACCAGGCAACTACCGTGCGGCATTAAATAAGTTTATGCTATACTACAACCGCAACCAGGCAGATAGTATTTTCCTGATGTTTTCTCCTGAGGTAAAAAAGGAACTACCGTTAGAGAAGAACCGGCAAATGCTGGGACAGCTGCAAACACAGTTAGGTGGTATACAAAAGGCCACCTTTATGAGCATGAGCGATAACATAGCCACTTACAAAGCTGATTTCCAGAAATCGAGCCTGGCTATGAAAGTTAGCATGAACACCGCCCACCAGATTAGCGGGCTGTTATTCGACAACCTGAAACCAGAAACACAGGCTACTACTGCTACTAATACCAACGACCCTAATACGGCAGAAACACCTTTAGAACTAAAAACCCTATCGGGTACTATTCACGGAACGTTGGCTATGCCTAAACAAGTAACTGGCAAAGTGCCGGTTGTTTTGATTATAGCAGCCGCTGGCCCTACCGACCGCAACGGCAACAAACCTAAAGTAAACCAAACCACTAATAGTTACCGGCTACTGGCAATCGAACTGGCAAAAAACGGCATTGCTTCACTACGTTATGATAAACGTTTGGTTGGCGAAACCATTAGCTCCACCCGCGAAGCACAACTACGTTTTGATGATTACGTTGACGATGCGGTAGCGCTGATAACTCAATTGCATGATGATCCGCGTTTTTCGAAAGTGGTGATACTTGGGCACAGCGAAGGCTCTTTGGTAGGTATGCTTTCAACGGCAGGCCAGCCGGTAAGCGCCTTTATTTCGGTTGAAGGCGAAAGCATGACAGCCGACAAGATTATTACCGAGCAGCTAAAATCGCAACCCGATTATATAACTAAAGGCTTTAAGACAATCACCGATAGTTTGCGCAAAGGGAAAACCTACGATCAGGTTGATCCGGCTTTATACAGCATTGCCCGTGTAAGTGTGCAACCTTACCTCATGACCTGGATGAGATTTGATCCTACGAAAGAAATCAAAAAAGTAAAAGTACCGGTGCTGCTTGTACAAGGCGCTAATGATGTACAGGTGAGCGTTGCCGATGCCGAAAAGCTAAAGAAAGCCAAGTCGGATGCCAAATTGGTTATCATTCCGGGGATGAATTATGTACTTAAAGACGCACCATTAGCTGCGCCAGCCAACATAGCCACCTACAATCAGCCCAACCTGCCCATCAAAACCGAGTTGGTAGGCGCAGTGGTTGACTTTGTTAAGGCCCTTAAATAA
- a CDS encoding DinB family protein has translation MADNNSNLITELHKLMDGGTAHAGLDDALKDLPASQRGERPYGLPYSIWQLVEHIRIAQWDMLEFCKDGNHQSPKWPDEYWPKEAVPASEDDWDRSVTQIKTDLHELMELVGTEDLYKPIPHGSGQTLLREALQAADHTAYHTAEIIVLRRLLGSWKS, from the coding sequence ATGGCCGACAATAATTCAAACCTGATAACCGAGTTGCATAAACTGATGGATGGAGGTACAGCCCATGCCGGTTTAGATGACGCACTGAAAGATTTGCCAGCGAGCCAGCGCGGCGAGAGGCCTTATGGGTTGCCGTATAGCATATGGCAACTGGTAGAACACATACGCATTGCGCAATGGGATATGCTGGAATTTTGTAAAGACGGCAACCATCAATCACCTAAATGGCCAGACGAATACTGGCCTAAAGAAGCCGTTCCGGCCAGCGAAGATGATTGGGACCGCTCAGTAACGCAAATTAAAACAGATTTGCACGAATTGATGGAGCTTGTTGGAACGGAAGATCTGTACAAGCCTATTCCGCATGGTAGCGGGCAAACTTTGTTGCGTGAGGCATTACAAGCTGCCGATCATACTGCTTACCATACCGCCGAAATTATTGTATTGAGGCGCTTGCTGGGCAGCTGGAAATCTTAA
- a CDS encoding M28 family metallopeptidase, whose product MSIKKLSAVFSVLALGTSLVAVAQSNSGNKLFSAATYTKYVKELSADDLQGRMPFSAGETKTIAYLEQQFKALGLQPGNKGSYVQEVPMVAISCNPNPSMTLGQQDRVPNADYQLQGLRDYVLWTRRTESNIDVKGELIFAGFGITAPEFNHDDYAGLDVKDKIVVVLVNDPGYYDAKQFKGKTMTYYGRWTYKYDEAARHGAKGCLIIHDTGPAAYGFGVVQNSWKATKLYLDNRGHETYKCAIEGWLSMDAAKLVFGGERGYKAMLENALQPGFKAKPLSLTLNTSLAVTATYKKSHNVIATIPGSKKPDECIIYSAHWDHLGIGKPNAKGDTIYNGAVDNASGTAALLELARVFKRSKIKPARSIVFLSVTAEEQGLWGSAWYAENPVFAKEKTVADINMDMFYPYGKTKDIGLVGFGQSELEDYLKEAAKGQGRYIAPESDPSKGMYFRSDHFNFAKIGIPALYTESGIDLVGKGKAAGTQLHDDFTAKTYHKPSDEYNATTWDVSGTIQDLQLLYAVGYKLAYSTTLWPKWKAGSEFKAIRDKYRK is encoded by the coding sequence ATGTCTATCAAAAAATTATCGGCCGTTTTCAGTGTGCTGGCTTTAGGCACTTCATTAGTTGCCGTTGCGCAAAGTAATAGCGGCAACAAGCTTTTCAGTGCTGCTACTTACACCAAATATGTAAAAGAGCTGTCGGCGGATGATTTGCAGGGCCGCATGCCTTTCAGTGCCGGCGAAACCAAGACTATAGCTTACCTGGAGCAGCAGTTTAAGGCATTGGGTCTTCAGCCGGGTAACAAAGGTAGCTATGTGCAGGAAGTACCCATGGTCGCTATCAGCTGCAATCCTAACCCCTCAATGACCCTTGGGCAGCAGGATAGAGTGCCGAATGCTGACTATCAATTGCAAGGCCTGAGGGATTACGTATTGTGGACGCGCCGGACAGAAAGTAACATTGACGTTAAAGGGGAATTGATTTTTGCCGGCTTCGGCATAACAGCTCCCGAGTTTAACCATGATGATTATGCCGGACTTGACGTAAAAGACAAAATTGTGGTAGTGCTTGTAAATGACCCTGGTTACTATGATGCCAAACAGTTTAAAGGCAAAACCATGACTTACTACGGCCGTTGGACCTACAAGTACGACGAGGCTGCACGGCACGGCGCCAAAGGCTGCTTAATTATACATGATACTGGCCCAGCTGCTTATGGCTTTGGCGTGGTGCAAAACAGCTGGAAGGCTACCAAATTATATCTGGATAACAGGGGCCATGAAACATATAAGTGTGCTATTGAGGGCTGGCTCTCGATGGATGCTGCCAAGTTAGTATTTGGAGGAGAAAGGGGTTACAAAGCAATGCTCGAAAATGCACTGCAACCAGGTTTTAAGGCTAAGCCGCTTTCGCTCACCTTGAATACATCATTAGCCGTAACAGCTACCTACAAAAAATCGCACAATGTAATAGCCACTATACCGGGCAGTAAAAAGCCGGATGAGTGCATTATTTACTCGGCCCACTGGGATCACCTGGGCATAGGTAAGCCCAACGCAAAAGGAGATACCATTTACAACGGTGCCGTTGATAATGCCAGCGGCACGGCTGCCTTGCTCGAACTGGCTCGCGTATTTAAAAGGAGCAAGATTAAGCCCGCCCGTAGTATCGTGTTTCTGTCGGTAACGGCTGAGGAGCAGGGGTTGTGGGGATCTGCCTGGTATGCCGAGAACCCGGTTTTCGCCAAAGAGAAAACTGTGGCCGATATTAATATGGATATGTTTTACCCGTATGGCAAAACTAAAGATATTGGATTGGTAGGCTTTGGCCAATCAGAACTGGAAGATTACTTGAAGGAAGCTGCCAAGGGGCAGGGCCGTTACATCGCACCCGAATCTGACCCGTCTAAAGGCATGTACTTTAGGTCTGACCATTTTAACTTTGCCAAGATTGGCATACCTGCCCTGTACACCGAAAGCGGTATAGATCTAGTGGGTAAAGGCAAAGCAGCCGGCACTCAGCTGCATGATGATTTTACTGCCAAAACCTACCACAAACCATCAGACGAATACAATGCCACCACCTGGGATGTAAGCGGAACCATACAGGATTTGCAATTGCTTTATGCCGTGGGTTACAAGCTCGCTTACTCCACCACGCTATGGCCTAAATGGAAAGCAGGTTCGGAGTTTAAAGCTATACGTGATAAATACAGGAAGTAA
- a CDS encoding SRPBCC domain-containing protein: protein METTALRLSAEMDFKVPVQVLYKAWVTPEDLKQWWHPSENHLQNVELDIQEGGQFKYEFVGKDEQPSLTITGDYKEVKENEKLVYSWNWTVPTAELKPSEHLLSIMFVSEGEGSRIKVVQENFQSEESINPHQEGWEKALNDLQAYLNQ, encoded by the coding sequence ATGGAAACTACGGCATTGAGATTAAGCGCAGAAATGGATTTCAAAGTTCCTGTGCAAGTGTTATATAAAGCTTGGGTAACTCCCGAAGACTTGAAACAGTGGTGGCATCCATCAGAAAATCATTTACAAAATGTGGAGCTCGATATTCAGGAAGGTGGGCAGTTTAAGTACGAGTTTGTGGGAAAAGATGAACAACCTTCGCTTACCATAACCGGTGATTATAAAGAAGTAAAAGAAAATGAAAAGCTAGTATACAGCTGGAACTGGACTGTGCCAACAGCCGAATTAAAACCGAGCGAGCATTTGCTCTCCATTATGTTCGTATCGGAAGGTGAAGGCAGCCGGATTAAAGTGGTGCAGGAAAACTTTCAGAGTGAAGAATCAATTAACCCACACCAGGAAGGGTGGGAAAAGGCCTTGAATGATTTACAGGCCTATTTAAATCAGTAA
- a CDS encoding UbiD family decarboxylase, with protein sequence MGYPSLQACITDLEKNGHLIRIKEEVDPYLQMAAIHLRVFEHQGPAILFENVKGSKFPAVSNLFGTLDRSRFIFRDTLDKIKTLVDLKTDPIKAIKRPFSYANVALTALSALPMKTGKSAPISFGRTLISALPQVVNWPMDGGPFVTMPQVYTEDADKPGIMNANLGMYRIQLGGNDYITDKEIGLHYQLHRGIGVHQTKANAKGQPLKVSIFVGGPPSHPVAAVMPLPEGLSEMTFAGALGNRRFRYFYDAEGFCISADADFVITGTVMPHENKAEGPFGDHLGYYSLTHPFPLMRVHNVYHRKDAVWSFTVVGRPPQEDTSFGALIHEITGSALPSEIPGLHAVNAVDAAGVHPLLFAIGSERYTPYLKERRPQEILTIANHILGKNQLSLAKYLFIAAKEDNPDLNINDITGFLKHVLERVDLTRDLHFYTRTTIDTLDYSGSGLNSGSKVAIAVAGEKKRELWSELPAGFSLPRPFNVFKMAMPGVLAIEIDKHLHEDDVTNALSILDDYLKDENLTGLPLIVLCDNAGFTAQNINNLVWVTFTRSNPSHDIYGIRSFTEHKHWGCNGPLVINARIKPHHAPVLEKDPAVEKLVDKMAQKGGSLYGII encoded by the coding sequence ATGGGATACCCAAGCTTACAAGCCTGCATAACCGACCTGGAAAAAAACGGCCATTTAATACGCATTAAAGAAGAGGTAGATCCTTATTTGCAAATGGCCGCTATTCACCTGCGGGTGTTTGAACACCAGGGACCAGCCATTTTATTCGAAAATGTAAAGGGTAGTAAGTTCCCAGCAGTATCTAACCTGTTTGGAACACTTGATCGCTCACGCTTCATCTTTAGGGATACGCTGGATAAAATTAAAACGCTGGTTGATTTAAAGACCGACCCGATAAAAGCAATTAAAAGGCCTTTCAGCTATGCCAATGTGGCACTCACTGCACTATCGGCCCTACCTATGAAAACTGGCAAAAGCGCTCCTATCAGTTTTGGTCGCACACTAATAAGCGCCTTGCCTCAGGTGGTAAATTGGCCCATGGATGGTGGTCCCTTTGTAACCATGCCACAGGTATATACAGAGGATGCCGACAAACCAGGCATCATGAATGCCAATTTAGGCATGTACCGCATACAGTTGGGCGGCAATGATTACATAACTGATAAAGAGATAGGCCTGCATTACCAATTGCATAGAGGCATTGGAGTGCATCAAACTAAGGCCAACGCTAAAGGGCAGCCGCTTAAGGTCAGCATATTTGTAGGTGGCCCGCCATCGCATCCGGTAGCGGCCGTTATGCCCTTACCCGAGGGGCTATCAGAAATGACATTTGCAGGTGCATTGGGAAACCGCAGGTTCAGGTACTTTTATGATGCTGAAGGCTTTTGTATATCGGCCGATGCTGACTTTGTAATTACAGGTACGGTGATGCCGCATGAAAATAAGGCCGAGGGCCCCTTTGGCGATCATTTGGGTTACTATAGCTTAACTCATCCTTTCCCGTTAATGAGGGTGCATAATGTGTACCATCGTAAGGATGCTGTATGGTCTTTTACAGTGGTAGGCCGCCCACCGCAGGAAGATACCAGCTTTGGTGCGCTAATACATGAAATAACCGGCTCAGCCCTGCCATCAGAAATACCCGGACTACATGCCGTAAATGCTGTAGATGCCGCCGGTGTGCACCCCTTATTGTTTGCTATTGGCAGTGAGCGTTACACGCCTTACCTGAAAGAGCGCCGCCCGCAGGAGATACTTACCATTGCCAATCACATTTTGGGTAAGAACCAGCTGAGCCTGGCTAAGTACTTGTTTATTGCAGCCAAGGAAGACAACCCGGATTTGAACATTAATGACATTACCGGCTTTTTGAAACATGTGCTTGAGCGTGTTGATTTAACCCGCGACCTTCACTTTTACACCCGGACCACCATTGATACGCTTGACTACAGCGGCAGCGGCCTCAACAGCGGCAGCAAGGTAGCCATAGCCGTAGCCGGCGAAAAGAAGCGCGAATTGTGGAGCGAGCTGCCTGCCGGCTTTAGCTTGCCACGACCATTTAATGTATTTAAAATGGCTATGCCTGGCGTATTGGCTATTGAAATTGACAAGCACTTGCACGAAGATGATGTAACAAATGCTTTAAGCATTTTAGATGATTATTTGAAAGATGAAAACCTTACAGGCCTGCCATTAATAGTGCTATGCGATAACGCTGGCTTTACCGCACAAAACATCAATAACCTGGTGTGGGTAACCTTTACCCGCAGTAACCCCTCACACGATATTTATGGTATTCGCAGTTTTACCGAGCATAAGCACTGGGGCTGCAACGGCCCGCTTGTCATTAACGCCCGCATTAAGCCTCACCACGCACCCGTGTTAGAAAAGGACCCGGCTGTAGAAAAGTTAGTAGATAAGATGGCTCAAAAGGGCGGCAGCTTATATGGTATAATATAA
- a CDS encoding septum formation initiator family protein, with amino-acid sequence MNLKSPFDMKRAIDLFKNKFFLVTVVFVVWMLFFDKNDLYSQYEQRQQLSKLEQERDFYTKETAQVSKELDELSSNPQKLEKFAREKYLMKRANEDVFVIVKEKKKED; translated from the coding sequence ATGAATTTGAAATCACCTTTTGATATGAAACGGGCAATTGATTTGTTTAAGAACAAGTTTTTCCTGGTAACTGTAGTATTTGTGGTATGGATGCTGTTTTTTGATAAGAACGATCTGTACAGCCAGTATGAGCAACGGCAACAGTTGAGCAAGCTGGAACAGGAACGCGACTTTTACACTAAGGAGACCGCCCAGGTATCCAAGGAGCTCGATGAATTAAGCTCTAACCCGCAAAAGCTTGAGAAATTTGCCCGTGAAAAGTATTTGATGAAACGCGCTAATGAAGACGTTTTTGTGATTGTAAAAGAGAAGAAGAAAGAAGACTGA
- a CDS encoding DEAD/DEAH box helicase, with translation MLFQDLNLIEPILKALKTEGYTQPTPIQEQAIPIILQRKDLLGCAQTGTGKTAAFSIPLLQILHEERTQHKEQKTIKALILTPTRELAIQIDESLAAYGRHTGLKHMVIFGGVSQNPQTDALRRGIDILVATPGRLLDLMNQRFVHLDHIKFLILDEADRMLDMGFVHDVKKIIAKVPAKRQTLFFSATMPKEIQQLADTILNKPEKVEVTPVSSTADTIQQEVFFVEKGDKKALLNHILQDKSIQSVLVFTRTKHGADKVVKDLSRVGITAEAIHGNKSQNARQRALSNFKARTTRVLVATDIAARGIDVEELTHVINFELPNVPETYVHRIGRTGRAGASGIAFSFCDHEEKDFLKDIHKLIAKTIPVNDAHPYPMKQMNTVDRIREQMSNEKPGQGGRSSNNHRNGKRRFGNSNGNSRSGGSRANASSKN, from the coding sequence ATGTTATTTCAAGATTTAAATTTAATAGAGCCTATTCTGAAAGCGCTTAAAACCGAAGGATATACTCAACCCACCCCCATACAGGAACAAGCCATACCTATTATATTACAGCGAAAGGATTTGCTGGGCTGTGCACAAACCGGTACCGGTAAAACAGCGGCTTTCTCCATCCCTTTGCTGCAAATACTGCACGAGGAACGTACGCAGCATAAGGAACAAAAAACTATAAAAGCCTTAATATTAACGCCAACCCGCGAGCTTGCTATTCAGATTGATGAAAGCCTGGCAGCGTATGGCCGCCATACCGGCTTAAAACACATGGTTATTTTTGGCGGCGTGTCACAAAACCCGCAAACAGATGCTTTAAGGCGTGGTATTGACATATTGGTGGCTACGCCCGGCCGTTTACTGGACTTAATGAACCAGCGCTTTGTGCATCTTGATCATATCAAGTTTTTGATATTGGACGAAGCCGACCGTATGCTGGATATGGGCTTTGTACACGATGTTAAAAAAATCATTGCCAAGGTGCCTGCCAAGCGTCAAACGCTTTTCTTTTCGGCTACCATGCCTAAAGAGATACAGCAACTGGCCGACACGATTTTAAATAAGCCCGAAAAAGTTGAGGTTACCCCGGTATCTTCTACTGCAGATACCATACAGCAGGAGGTATTCTTTGTAGAAAAAGGAGATAAAAAAGCCCTGCTTAATCACATTCTGCAAGATAAAAGCATACAAAGCGTACTGGTATTTACCCGTACCAAACACGGTGCCGATAAAGTTGTAAAAGATCTGAGCCGTGTAGGTATCACAGCCGAGGCTATACATGGTAATAAATCGCAAAATGCGCGGCAGCGTGCGTTGAGTAACTTTAAAGCCCGTACTACAAGGGTATTAGTAGCTACCGATATTGCAGCACGTGGTATTGACGTGGAGGAATTAACGCACGTGATTAATTTTGAACTGCCCAACGTGCCCGAAACCTACGTACACCGCATTGGCCGTACTGGTAGGGCAGGTGCCAGTGGTATTGCATTTTCTTTTTGCGATCACGAGGAAAAAGATTTTCTGAAAGACATTCACAAGCTGATTGCCAAAACCATCCCTGTGAATGATGCGCACCCTTATCCTATGAAGCAGATGAACACGGTAGATCGTATTCGCGAGCAGATGAGCAATGAAAAGCCTGGACAAGGCGGCCGTTCATCCAACAATCACCGTAATGGCAAGCGCCGTTTTGGTAACAGCAACGGTAACAGCCGTAGCGGCGGAAGCAGGGCTAATGCGTCATCAAAAAATTAA
- the can gene encoding carbonate dehydratase: MDNQPIHLSIHDTSHITYESLLEGNQKFVEEALQEDPQFFQKLANGQKPPVLWIGCADSRVPADRITRTNPGEIFVHRNIANVVVHTDLNLLSVLDYAVNVLKVKHVIVVGHYGCGGVQAAMGNQQFGLIDNWLRVIKDVYNKYSTDLSQITDPKEKFDKMVEYNVIEGVNNLCKTTIVQGAWAKGQELHVHGWVYALDTGLIKDLKVGASDSSAMGDVYKFV; this comes from the coding sequence ATGGACAATCAACCAATTCATTTAAGTATTCATGACACCAGTCACATCACTTACGAAAGTTTGCTGGAAGGTAACCAGAAGTTTGTAGAAGAGGCGTTACAGGAAGACCCGCAGTTTTTCCAAAAGTTGGCAAACGGGCAAAAGCCACCGGTACTATGGATTGGCTGTGCCGATAGCAGGGTGCCTGCCGACCGTATTACCCGCACTAATCCGGGTGAAATTTTCGTGCATCGTAACATTGCCAACGTAGTAGTGCATACCGATTTAAACTTATTATCGGTGCTTGATTATGCCGTAAATGTGTTGAAAGTTAAGCATGTTATTGTAGTTGGTCATTACGGTTGTGGAGGCGTGCAGGCTGCAATGGGTAACCAGCAGTTTGGCCTGATTGATAACTGGTTGCGCGTAATTAAAGACGTTTATAACAAGTATTCGACTGATTTGAGCCAGATTACTGATCCGAAAGAGAAGTTCGATAAAATGGTTGAATACAACGTGATTGAAGGAGTAAATAACCTTTGTAAAACTACTATAGTACAGGGCGCTTGGGCAAAAGGCCAGGAACTGCATGTTCACGGCTGGGTTTATGCCTTGGATACAGGTTTGATAAAAGACTTGAAAGTGGGCGCGAGCGACAGCAGTGCAATGGGTGACGTTTACAAATTTGTTTAA
- a CDS encoding TolC family protein, whose product MKILKVRTHMIALLLPLLLLLHSMAVSAQNRQTIDTNKIFALDDLQMMAFRYHPIIKQAALLTDAARANVLQSLGYFDPNIKATFGRKLFGGTDYYNHWNSELKVPLWLAGADLKVGYDRNVGYYTNPETRTSLSGLTGVGLSIPLGQGLLIDARRSTLRQAKIMVQYAEAERVKQINSTWYAIAKDYWSWYYAYRQLMLTQEGVELAQRRFKAVSAQTQIGDKAPIDSVEAYVTVQERLIQFEKNKIELANARLILSNHLWNEQGNPLELPQDAVPQVLDGNVQHVNKVVLDTLVAQAAVQHPELVKLRSKRGQLAIEQAYRQELLKPKINVSGTLISSRRSLNSYVPDYYDFNWNNHKIGLDFSFPLFLRAERGKLREVKIKQQELDFDLQQSGREINNNIRTAYNDLQAYESQLAVQLQSVKNQSLLLQGENQKFELGESTLFLINSRETKLIDMRIKLESMISGYQKTLAELYYKAGTRQML is encoded by the coding sequence ATGAAGATACTGAAAGTAAGAACTCATATGATTGCTCTGTTACTGCCGCTGCTGTTATTGCTACATTCAATGGCAGTTAGTGCCCAAAACAGGCAAACTATTGATACCAATAAAATATTTGCGCTTGATGATTTGCAAATGATGGCGTTTAGGTACCATCCCATCATAAAACAGGCTGCGCTTTTGACAGATGCCGCAAGGGCAAACGTGTTACAATCTTTGGGATATTTTGATCCTAACATAAAGGCTACTTTTGGCCGTAAGCTTTTTGGCGGTACCGATTATTATAACCACTGGAACAGCGAGCTTAAAGTGCCGCTTTGGCTGGCCGGTGCCGACCTGAAAGTAGGGTATGACCGTAACGTAGGTTATTATACCAACCCCGAAACCCGTACCAGCCTGTCGGGCTTAACAGGTGTTGGCTTGTCAATTCCGCTCGGCCAGGGTCTCCTGATCGATGCCAGGCGCAGTACCTTAAGGCAGGCAAAAATAATGGTACAGTACGCGGAAGCCGAAAGGGTGAAGCAGATAAACAGTACGTGGTATGCCATAGCTAAAGATTATTGGAGCTGGTACTATGCATACCGGCAATTAATGCTGACCCAAGAAGGGGTTGAACTAGCGCAACGACGGTTTAAAGCGGTAAGCGCTCAAACCCAAATTGGCGATAAGGCTCCCATTGATTCGGTAGAGGCTTATGTTACGGTACAAGAGCGGCTCATTCAGTTTGAAAAGAATAAGATTGAATTGGCCAACGCCCGTTTGATACTTTCTAACCATTTGTGGAATGAGCAAGGTAATCCGCTGGAACTGCCCCAAGATGCCGTACCGCAGGTGTTAGATGGGAACGTACAGCATGTAAATAAAGTTGTTTTGGATACACTGGTGGCCCAGGCCGCCGTACAACACCCTGAGCTGGTCAAGCTCCGTTCAAAACGAGGCCAGCTGGCCATTGAACAGGCGTACCGGCAGGAGTTGCTTAAACCAAAGATTAATGTTAGCGGAACCCTGATATCCAGCCGCAGATCGCTGAATAGTTATGTACCCGATTATTATGATTTTAATTGGAATAACCATAAAATAGGTCTTGATTTTTCTTTTCCGTTATTTTTGCGGGCCGAAAGGGGTAAGCTCCGGGAGGTGAAAATTAAGCAACAGGAATTAGATTTCGACCTGCAGCAATCCGGGCGCGAGATCAACAATAATATCCGCACAGCGTATAACGATTTGCAGGCCTATGAATCACAATTAGCGGTACAATTGCAGAGCGTTAAAAACCAGAGTTTACTGTTGCAGGGTGAAAACCAAAAGTTTGAACTTGGCGAGAGCACGCTTTTTTTAATTAACAGCCGTGAAACTAAATTAATTGATATGCGGATCAAACTGGAAAGTATGATCTCGGGTTATCAGAAAACCTTGGCCGAGCTTTACTATAAGGCAGGAACGCGCCAGATGCTTTAG